One Pseudoalteromonas aliena SW19 genomic window carries:
- a CDS encoding M14 family metallopeptidase: MKISSNFDSGNIKVIEATDPLNIQLEINKDHQSEFYQWFHFRLETTPYQLHKLNINELEKSAYPDGWEGYQAVASYDRQTWFRVPSSYENGTLSFEIEPECGSVYFAYFAPYSYERHLDLLSWAQSQGACQLETLGETLDGRDMSVLKIGEPSEDKKNIWITARQHPGETMAQWYVEGLLHKLLDDEDPHAAALLSKAVFYIVPNMNPDGSARGHLRTNAKGVNLNREWQTPSMENSPEVYLVLNKMREAGLDMHLDIHGDEAIPYNFVAGSEGIPSYDARLKGLEDSFKAALLTITPEFQDEHGYPKDEPGQANLTVGSSATAEEFKALTYTVEMPFKDNNDLPDPDYGWSDRRSYQFGQDTLAAIVNVVDNLR; this comes from the coding sequence ATGAAAATCAGCAGCAATTTCGACAGTGGTAATATTAAAGTAATAGAAGCCACCGATCCTTTAAATATTCAATTAGAAATTAACAAAGATCATCAGTCTGAATTTTATCAGTGGTTTCACTTTCGCCTTGAAACAACGCCTTACCAATTGCATAAGTTAAATATTAATGAGCTTGAAAAATCAGCTTATCCAGATGGTTGGGAAGGTTACCAAGCAGTTGCGTCGTATGACCGTCAAACATGGTTTCGTGTACCATCAAGCTATGAAAATGGGACATTAAGTTTTGAAATCGAACCTGAGTGCGGCAGTGTGTATTTTGCCTACTTTGCACCATACAGCTATGAGCGCCATTTAGATTTACTGTCTTGGGCACAAAGCCAAGGCGCTTGCCAATTAGAAACGCTGGGTGAAACGCTCGATGGCCGCGACATGAGCGTACTTAAAATTGGTGAGCCAAGTGAAGACAAGAAAAACATCTGGATCACAGCTCGTCAACACCCTGGTGAAACAATGGCGCAGTGGTACGTAGAAGGTCTACTTCACAAATTACTTGATGATGAAGACCCACATGCAGCTGCGCTTCTATCAAAAGCAGTTTTTTACATTGTGCCAAATATGAACCCAGACGGCAGTGCGCGCGGGCATCTTCGTACTAACGCTAAAGGCGTTAACTTAAACCGTGAATGGCAAACACCAAGTATGGAAAATAGCCCTGAGGTTTACCTAGTCCTTAATAAAATGCGCGAAGCTGGTTTAGATATGCACCTTGACATACATGGCGATGAAGCTATCCCATATAACTTTGTGGCAGGCAGTGAAGGTATTCCAAGTTACGATGCACGTCTTAAAGGCTTAGAAGATAGCTTTAAAGCAGCACTTTTAACTATTACACCTGAATTCCAAGATGAGCATGGCTATCCAAAAGACGAGCCAGGCCAAGCTAACCTTACGGTAGGTTCATCAGCCACGGCTGAAGAATTTAAAGCATTAACTTACACCGTTGAGATGCCATTTAAAGATAATAACGATTTACCAGATCCAGATTATGGCTGGTCAGACCGTCGTTCGTATCAATTTGGCCAAGATACGTTAGCGGCTATTGTTAATGTTGTTGATAATTTAAGATAA
- a CDS encoding glyceraldehyde-3-phosphate dehydrogenase, which yields MTSSHELEYTNSWQERQDYAESMQPIIGKLYRNRGIEIAVYGRPLVNASTIDIIKSHKTVAQFEGTKLRLRESFPFLEAISKMDLNSARIDIGKLAYSYLYTESANGRSVETFVKDELAEIADSPAREPRDVVLYGFGRIGRLLARLLIEKSGPYSDLRLRAIVVRGGKEGDLEKRASLLRRDSIHGPFNGSITIDKERNAIKANGSYIQVIYANSPSEIDYTQYGIDNALIVDNTGIWKDEAGLGQHLECKGAAKVLLTAPAKGNIKNIVYGVNNKDILPEDKIVCAASCTTNAITPTLKALNDKFGINNGHVETVHSYTNDQNLIDNYHKAERRGRAAALNMVITETGAAKAVSKALPELEGKLTGNAIRVPTPNVSLAILNLNLAKSTTVEELNSFLRHAALHSDLRDQIDYTASTEIVSTDLVGSRYAGVVDSQATIVEDNRIVLYVWYDNEFGYSCQVVRCMRDMAEVSFPSLPR from the coding sequence ATGACCTCATCTCACGAGTTAGAATACACGAATAGTTGGCAAGAGCGCCAAGATTACGCAGAAAGCATGCAACCAATCATAGGTAAGCTTTATCGTAATCGTGGTATTGAAATTGCTGTATATGGCCGTCCTCTCGTAAATGCCAGTACTATCGATATTATCAAATCTCATAAAACTGTTGCTCAGTTTGAAGGCACTAAATTACGTTTACGCGAAAGCTTCCCGTTCTTAGAAGCTATCAGCAAAATGGACTTGAACTCTGCACGTATAGATATTGGTAAACTTGCTTATAGCTACTTGTACACTGAGTCTGCTAACGGCCGTTCAGTAGAGACGTTTGTAAAAGATGAGCTTGCAGAAATAGCTGACTCACCAGCTAGAGAGCCGCGTGATGTTGTACTTTATGGCTTTGGCCGTATTGGTCGTTTACTTGCGCGCTTGTTGATTGAAAAATCAGGTCCATATTCAGATTTACGTTTGCGCGCGATTGTTGTGCGAGGTGGTAAAGAGGGCGATCTTGAAAAACGTGCAAGCTTATTGCGCCGAGATTCAATCCATGGCCCATTCAACGGTTCAATCACGATTGACAAAGAACGTAACGCTATTAAAGCTAATGGCAGCTACATCCAAGTTATTTATGCTAACTCTCCTAGCGAAATTGATTATACTCAATACGGTATCGACAATGCATTGATTGTTGATAACACGGGTATTTGGAAAGATGAAGCAGGCCTTGGTCAGCATCTAGAGTGTAAAGGCGCCGCAAAAGTATTACTAACAGCGCCTGCAAAAGGTAATATCAAAAATATCGTATATGGTGTTAATAACAAAGATATTTTGCCTGAAGATAAAATTGTATGTGCAGCGAGCTGTACAACCAATGCAATTACACCAACGCTTAAAGCACTAAATGATAAGTTTGGTATTAATAATGGCCATGTTGAAACTGTTCACTCGTACACGAACGATCAAAACCTTATCGATAACTACCACAAAGCAGAGCGCCGTGGCCGTGCCGCTGCACTTAATATGGTAATCACTGAAACAGGTGCTGCAAAAGCGGTTTCAAAAGCATTACCAGAGCTTGAAGGCAAGTTAACAGGTAACGCAATCCGCGTACCCACACCGAATGTATCGCTCGCTATTTTGAACCTTAACTTAGCAAAAAGCACAACGGTTGAAGAGTTAAACTCATTCCTACGTCATGCTGCACTTCATTCCGATTTGCGCGATCAAATTGATTACACAGCATCAACGGAAATTGTATCTACCGATTTAGTAGGTAGCCGTTACGCAGGTGTTGTTGATTCACAAGCGACGATCGTTGAAGATAACCGTATTGTATTATATGTATGGTATGACAATGAATTCGGTTACAGCTGCCAAGTAGTTCGTTGTATGCGCGATATGGCCGAAGTGTCATTCCCAAGCTTACCTCGCTAA
- the pheT gene encoding phenylalanine--tRNA ligase subunit beta gives MKFSEKWLREWVNPAIDTQALSEQLSMAGLEVDGVEPAAAKFNGVVVGEVVECGQHPDADKLRVTKINVGGDELLDIVCGAPNCRLGIKVAVATVGAVLPGDFKIKKAKLRGQPSNGMLCAFVELGISEEGDGIMELPSDAPIGTDLRDYLGLDDNIIDVDLTPNRGDCLGIKGLAREVGVLNSIDVNVLDIPAVTPTIDDKVLIELVNDDACPRYLGRVIKGINLDAETPLWMVEKLRRSGVRSIDPVVDVTNYVLLELGHPMHAFDLNAIEGGIKVRSANASEELVLLDGNTAKLNDTTLVIADHNKALAIAGVFGGEQSGVTDKTSDILLESAFFNPVAIAGQARSYGLHTDASHRYERGVDFALQHDAMERATALLLEIVGGQAGPVVEAVAADKLPKVTEVRLRRARLDRVIGHHIEDAKVTDILTRLGLDVKVENESWSADVPSYRFDIRIEEDLIEEVARVYGYNSIPNVAPTAKLKMTTHNEATIALSKFRNTLVTRGYQEAITYSFVDPKAQAILHPECKAMELPHPISIEMSAMRVSLMPGLLASVAYNQNRQQPRIRLFEHGLKFISDESAENGVYQVPVIGGVITGLVNGEHWVEEKRNVDFYDLKGDVEALLAITNDVTRFEIKAEQSDGLHPGQSAVIYVDGKKVGFFGALHPQAQKSLDINNATFVFEIEMSAIEKRNLPQAEGVSKFPSNRRDIAILVADSVQSGDILSAIEKVGGNQLVDLNLFDVYKGKGIEPNCKSLAIALTLQAVDRTLEEKDINLVVDNVVAELAEQFNASLRD, from the coding sequence ATGAAATTTAGTGAAAAGTGGTTAAGAGAGTGGGTTAATCCTGCTATTGATACGCAAGCTCTTTCGGAACAGCTTTCAATGGCTGGTCTAGAAGTTGATGGCGTTGAGCCTGCTGCTGCCAAATTTAATGGCGTAGTTGTAGGTGAAGTTGTTGAATGTGGACAACACCCAGATGCAGATAAACTGCGTGTTACCAAAATTAACGTCGGTGGCGATGAGCTACTTGATATCGTGTGTGGTGCACCAAATTGTCGTTTAGGTATTAAAGTTGCTGTTGCAACTGTTGGCGCTGTACTGCCTGGTGACTTTAAAATTAAAAAAGCCAAACTACGCGGCCAACCTTCAAACGGAATGCTATGTGCTTTTGTTGAACTAGGTATTAGCGAAGAAGGCGACGGCATTATGGAATTGCCAAGCGATGCACCAATAGGCACTGATTTACGTGACTACCTAGGTCTTGATGATAATATTATAGATGTTGATTTAACACCAAACCGTGGTGACTGCTTAGGTATAAAAGGTCTAGCACGCGAAGTAGGCGTTTTAAATAGTATTGACGTAAACGTATTAGATATTCCAGCTGTTACTCCAACAATTGATGACAAAGTATTGATTGAACTAGTTAACGACGACGCATGTCCTCGTTACCTTGGTCGTGTGATAAAGGGCATTAACCTTGATGCAGAAACACCGCTTTGGATGGTTGAAAAGCTACGCCGCAGTGGCGTACGTTCAATCGACCCAGTGGTTGATGTTACAAACTATGTATTACTTGAGCTTGGTCACCCAATGCACGCGTTTGATTTAAATGCGATTGAAGGTGGTATTAAAGTACGTAGTGCAAACGCAAGTGAAGAACTTGTTTTATTAGACGGTAACACCGCTAAATTAAACGACACAACACTTGTGATAGCCGATCATAACAAAGCACTAGCAATTGCGGGTGTTTTTGGTGGTGAGCAATCAGGTGTTACAGATAAAACATCTGATATATTACTTGAAAGTGCATTTTTTAACCCTGTAGCAATTGCAGGACAAGCACGTAGCTACGGTTTACACACTGATGCTTCACACCGTTATGAACGCGGTGTTGATTTTGCTCTGCAACATGATGCAATGGAACGTGCAACAGCGCTACTTCTTGAAATCGTAGGCGGTCAAGCAGGCCCAGTTGTTGAAGCTGTAGCGGCTGACAAACTACCAAAAGTGACTGAAGTACGTCTTCGTCGTGCTCGTTTAGACCGTGTTATTGGTCATCATATTGAAGATGCTAAAGTAACTGATATTCTTACGCGTTTAGGCCTTGATGTTAAAGTAGAAAATGAAAGCTGGAGTGCGGACGTACCAAGCTACCGTTTTGATATTCGCATCGAAGAAGATTTAATTGAAGAAGTAGCACGTGTTTACGGTTACAACAGCATTCCTAATGTTGCACCAACTGCAAAACTTAAAATGACGACACATAACGAAGCAACTATTGCGCTTAGCAAGTTCCGCAATACGCTAGTGACTCGTGGTTACCAAGAAGCAATCACGTACAGTTTTGTAGATCCTAAAGCACAAGCTATTTTACACCCTGAGTGTAAAGCAATGGAATTACCGCACCCTATTTCAATTGAAATGTCAGCGATGCGTGTAAGTTTAATGCCGGGTTTATTAGCGTCTGTAGCGTATAACCAAAATCGCCAACAGCCTCGTATTCGTTTATTTGAACATGGTCTTAAATTTATAAGCGACGAAAGTGCAGAAAATGGTGTTTACCAAGTACCGGTTATTGGCGGCGTTATTACGGGTCTTGTAAATGGTGAACATTGGGTTGAAGAAAAACGTAACGTTGATTTTTACGATTTAAAAGGTGATGTTGAAGCCTTACTTGCAATTACTAATGACGTTACTCGCTTTGAAATTAAAGCCGAGCAGTCAGATGGACTTCATCCTGGTCAATCAGCAGTAATCTATGTTGATGGCAAAAAGGTTGGTTTTTTTGGTGCTTTACACCCTCAAGCTCAAAAGTCGTTAGATATCAACAACGCAACTTTTGTTTTTGAAATTGAAATGTCAGCAATAGAAAAAAGAAATTTACCGCAGGCAGAAGGGGTGTCTAAATTCCCTTCAAATCGCCGCGACATCGCTATTTTAGTGGCGGACAGCGTTCAATCTGGTGATATTTTAAGCGCGATCGAAAAAGTTGGCGGAAATCAATTGGTTGACCTAAACTTATTCGATGTGTATAAGGGCAAAGGTATTGAGCCAAATTGTAAGAGTTTGGCGATTGCTCTAACACTGCAAGCGGTTGATAGAACACTCGAAGAGAAAGATATCAATCTAGTAGTTGATAACGTGGTGGCCGAATTGGCCGAACAGTTTAATGCATCGTTGAGGGACTAG
- a CDS encoding DUF2066 domain-containing protein yields MHRLLISAISILFCFSISAVEVTDLYQDILKVDDKTRDTRLAASRKALLNVLVKVSGDETADQNKQAQQRTKDISDYMLKFEYDERANGQLKLVVKFEARKINALIKELNLPLWGVQRPLVAIWLGIEDNWRRELVTQESYPQLEQLIYDKAGRRGLPVIVPLLDLQDRRLVGIPEVWGNFSEPVEEASRRYSAERSITARMYKETDSENWILDWRFTNDDLFDSNRLTGDKQQIVSQMIDTLARGLASEYAIDPNAYYEQATASLTLKGTQSFVDIERAKRRLLNLSVVTEVTIVRKTSEFVEFKLNHTGNLTDLKKGLGLESSFKDYKDPRDFYHVVDKNSLEYQWVTP; encoded by the coding sequence GTGCATAGATTATTAATTAGCGCCATCTCCATTTTATTTTGTTTTTCTATTTCGGCAGTTGAAGTAACTGATCTATATCAAGATATTTTAAAAGTAGATGACAAAACTAGAGACACCCGATTAGCGGCGAGTCGCAAAGCTTTACTCAATGTTTTAGTGAAAGTAAGTGGTGATGAAACTGCAGATCAAAACAAGCAAGCACAGCAGCGCACGAAAGATATTTCTGATTATATGCTCAAGTTTGAATATGACGAGAGAGCAAATGGACAATTAAAACTCGTGGTTAAATTTGAAGCTCGAAAGATCAATGCATTAATTAAGGAGCTTAACTTGCCTTTATGGGGAGTACAGCGTCCGTTAGTTGCAATATGGTTAGGTATTGAAGACAACTGGCGTAGAGAACTGGTAACTCAAGAAAGCTACCCGCAATTAGAGCAGTTGATTTATGACAAAGCTGGGCGTCGTGGTTTACCGGTAATTGTTCCCTTGCTTGATTTACAAGATAGACGTTTAGTGGGTATTCCAGAGGTGTGGGGTAATTTCTCAGAACCAGTAGAAGAAGCCTCTAGACGTTATAGTGCTGAGCGAAGTATTACTGCAAGAATGTATAAAGAAACAGATAGCGAAAATTGGATTTTAGATTGGCGCTTTACTAATGATGATTTATTTGATTCTAATCGATTAACGGGCGATAAACAGCAAATAGTGAGCCAAATGATTGATACGCTAGCACGTGGCCTTGCAAGTGAGTACGCTATTGATCCAAATGCTTATTATGAACAAGCAACGGCTTCATTAACATTGAAAGGCACGCAAAGTTTTGTTGATATTGAGCGTGCGAAACGTAGACTACTGAATTTAAGTGTTGTTACTGAGGTTACAATTGTTCGAAAAACATCAGAGTTTGTCGAGTTTAAACTAAATCACACGGGAAACCTTACCGATCTTAAAAAAGGTTTAGGACTTGAATCTTCGTTCAAGGACTACAAGGATCCACGCGACTTTTACCATGTTGTCGATAAAAATAGTCTAGAGTATCAGTGGGTAACGCCATAA
- the ihfA gene encoding integration host factor subunit alpha, whose product MALTKADIAEHLFEKLGINKKDAKDLVEAFFEEIRSALEKGEQVKLSGFGNFDLRDKKERPGRNPKTGEDIPISARRVVTFRPGQKLKTRVEVGTSKEK is encoded by the coding sequence ATGGCGCTTACTAAAGCCGACATAGCTGAACACCTATTTGAAAAGCTCGGGATCAATAAAAAAGATGCCAAAGATTTAGTTGAAGCGTTTTTTGAAGAAATCCGCTCAGCGCTAGAAAAAGGCGAGCAGGTTAAGCTCTCTGGATTTGGTAACTTTGATCTTCGAGATAAAAAAGAAAGACCAGGCCGCAATCCGAAAACAGGTGAAGATATTCCTATTTCGGCGCGTCGTGTGGTGACCTTTAGACCAGGTCAGAAGCTTAAAACCCGTGTTGAAGTGGGTACAAGCAAAGAAAAATAA
- the hda gene encoding DnaA regulatory inactivator Hda — MLTSDPMQMALPVTLPDDETFASYFGGEDSLEVNHLKDSFLKLAKAFQYTYLCGLGDSGKSHLLYATCIKAQERGLSNMLLSMREVIDFGPMVLDGLEALDVLCIDDVHLVAGNDAWEKALFNFFNRFNEPGKMLVVTADLLPSMLNITLPDLESRLTWGTTFQIRSMSDDDKAQALVKRAHMRGLELSDECARFLLTRLSRDMRALLDVLDTLDHASMAAQRKLTIPFIKSTLKL, encoded by the coding sequence ATGTTAACGTCAGATCCTATGCAAATGGCATTACCGGTAACACTACCGGATGACGAAACATTTGCATCGTATTTCGGTGGGGAAGATTCGTTAGAGGTTAATCATTTAAAGGATAGTTTTTTAAAGTTAGCAAAAGCGTTTCAGTACACTTATTTATGTGGGTTAGGCGATTCAGGCAAATCTCACCTTTTGTATGCAACCTGTATAAAAGCACAAGAGCGTGGCTTATCTAATATGTTATTGTCAATGCGCGAAGTGATAGATTTTGGACCTATGGTTTTAGATGGTTTAGAAGCGCTTGATGTTTTATGTATTGATGATGTACACCTAGTGGCTGGAAATGATGCATGGGAAAAAGCATTATTTAACTTTTTTAACAGATTTAACGAGCCTGGAAAAATGCTGGTTGTTACTGCTGATTTACTCCCTAGCATGCTTAATATTACGCTGCCTGATTTAGAATCTCGCCTAACGTGGGGAACAACCTTTCAAATTCGCTCTATGAGTGATGATGATAAAGCACAAGCACTTGTTAAGCGTGCTCATATGCGTGGCCTTGAATTAAGTGATGAATGTGCACGTTTTTTATTGACGCGCTTAAGCCGTGATATGCGTGCTTTACTCGATGTACTTGACACATTAGATCACGCATCGATGGCCGCACAGCGAAAATTAACAATTCCTTTTATAAAATCAACGTTAAAGCTGTAG
- the pheS gene encoding phenylalanine--tRNA ligase subunit alpha, whose amino-acid sequence MNLENILAQALEAVASASEIAQLEDIRVNYLGKKGEITSLLKTLGKIAPEERKEAGQVINQAKQDVQAAITEKRELLASKALEEKLAAETIDVTLPGRVMPAGGLHPVTRTIERIESFFGELGFEVKSGPEIEDDFHNFDALNIPEHHPARADHDTFYFNPKLVLRTQTSGVQIRTMETEQPPLRIISPGRVYRNDYDQTHTPMFHQVEGLMVDTDVSFTELKGILHDFLRNFFEEDMEIRFRPSFFPFTEPSAEVDVMGKDGKWLEVLGCGMVHPNVLKSVGIDPEKYTGFAFGMGVERLTMLRYGVNDLRAFFENDLKFLNQFR is encoded by the coding sequence ATGAACTTAGAAAACATATTAGCGCAAGCACTTGAGGCGGTAGCCAGTGCCAGTGAAATAGCGCAGTTAGAAGATATCAGGGTTAATTACCTTGGTAAAAAAGGCGAAATCACTAGCTTACTTAAAACGTTAGGTAAAATTGCCCCTGAAGAACGCAAAGAAGCAGGCCAAGTTATAAACCAAGCTAAACAAGATGTGCAAGCTGCTATCACTGAAAAGCGTGAATTGCTAGCAAGTAAAGCACTTGAAGAAAAGCTAGCGGCTGAAACTATAGATGTAACTCTACCAGGGCGCGTTATGCCAGCTGGCGGTTTACACCCAGTTACGCGCACTATCGAACGTATAGAAAGCTTTTTTGGTGAGTTAGGGTTTGAAGTTAAATCAGGCCCAGAAATTGAAGATGATTTTCATAACTTTGATGCACTAAATATTCCTGAGCATCATCCAGCACGTGCTGATCACGATACCTTTTATTTTAATCCTAAATTAGTACTACGTACACAAACAAGTGGTGTGCAAATCCGTACTATGGAAACTGAGCAGCCACCACTGCGAATTATTTCACCTGGACGTGTATACCGTAACGATTACGACCAAACGCATACACCTATGTTCCATCAGGTAGAGGGTTTAATGGTTGATACTGATGTTAGCTTTACTGAGCTAAAAGGTATTTTGCATGATTTTTTACGTAACTTTTTTGAAGAAGATATGGAAATTCGTTTTCGTCCTTCATTCTTCCCATTTACAGAACCTTCAGCTGAAGTAGATGTTATGGGTAAAGACGGTAAGTGGTTAGAAGTACTAGGCTGCGGCATGGTACATCCAAATGTACTTAAGTCTGTGGGTATCGACCCAGAAAAATACACCGGCTTTGCTTTTGGCATGGGTGTAGAGCGCTTAACTATGTTGCGCTATGGCGTAAACGATTTACGTGCATTTTTCGAAAATGACTTAAAATTCCTAAACCAGTTCCGTTAA